From a single Eleginops maclovinus isolate JMC-PN-2008 ecotype Puerto Natales chromosome 2, JC_Emac_rtc_rv5, whole genome shotgun sequence genomic region:
- the lonp2 gene encoding lon protease homolog 2, peroxisomal: MSSAGGIQIPSRLPLLLTHEGVLLPGSTVRFSVDSPRNMQLVSQRLLKGTSLKSTIIGVIPNTRDPEQDTDDLPNLHKIGTAGIAVQVVGSNWPKPHYTLLITGLCRFSVTSMLKERPFVLAEVEQLDKLEQYTTPASEGVTAEDGELGELSHKFYQAAVQLLGMLDMSVPVVAKFRRLLDSLPKETLPDVVASMIRTSNKEKLQVLDALSLEERFKKALPMLTRQIEGLKLLQKTRKKSPDNEKRVISVRKGGVFPGRQFNLDEEDEDEDGDDTAALERKVHGAKMPEAALRVCLKELKRLKKMPQSMPEFALTRNYLDLMVELPWSKSTKDCLDIRAARTLLDNDHFAMDKLKRRVLEYLAVRQLKTSLKGPILCFVGPPGVGKTSVGRSIARTLGREFHRIALGGVCDQSDIRGHRRTYVGSMPGRIINGLKTVAVNNPVFLLDEVDKLGKSLQGDPAAALLEVLDPEQNHSFTDHYLNVAFDLSQVLFIATANTTATIPPALLDRMEVLQVPGYTQEEKVEIAHRHLIPNQLEQHGLTPQQLHIPQDTTQNIISSYTREAGVRSLERKLGAICRAVAVKVAEGHRVTKTEALSPESPTQPGDKAAPPEMPIVIDHVALKDILGPPLFEMEVSERLTLPGVAVGLAWTPLGGEILFVEASRMEGEGQLTLTGQLGDVMKESAHLAISWLRANAKTYQLTNMVGGPDPLEGTDIHLHFPAGAVTKDGPSAGVTIVTCLASLFSGRLVRSDVAMTGEITLRGLVLPVGGIKDKVLAAHRAGVKRVILPKRNEKDLEELPANVRADLDFVTAANLDEVLNGAFDGGFPGIAGTHTQPQLSSKL, from the exons ATGTCCTCTGCTGGCGGAATTCAGATACCGAGCCGCCTGCCGCTGCTACTGACTCATGAAGGGGTGCTCCTCCCAGGCTCCACCGTCAGATTCAGCGTGGACTCTCCGCGGAACATGCAGCTGGTCAGCCAGCGGCTGCTGAAGGGAACTTCTCTGAAAAGCACTATCATAGGAGTGATTCCCAACACCAGAGACCCAGAGCAAGACACCGATGACCTTCCCAACTTGCATAA aatTGGTACAGCAGGTATAGCTGTGCAGGTTGTGGGCAGCAACTGGCCAAAGCCCCACTACACCCTCCTCATCACTGGACTGTGTCGCTTTAGTGTAACAAGTATGCTTAAGGAGCGACCCTTTGTCCTGGCAGAG gtggAGCAGCTGGATAAACTGGAGCAGTATACGACCCCAGCCTCAGAGGGGGTCACAGCAGAAGATGGAGAGCTGGGGGAGCTCTCACACAAGTTCTACCAGGCGGCTGTacag TTGTTAGGTATGTTGGACATGTCTGTTCCAGTGGTGGCTAAGTTCAGGCGTCTGTTGGACAGTCTGCCCAAGGAAACTCTCCCTGATGTGGTAGCCTCCATGATCCGCACCTCAAACAAGGAGAAACTCCAG GTCCTTGATGCATTAAGTTTGGAGGAGCGATTCAAGAAGGCTCTGCCCATGTTGACAAGACAGATAGAGggactgaagctgctgcagaaaaCCAGGAAAAAAAGTCCTGACAATGAGAAGAGG GTGATATCAGTTCGTAAAGGTGGAGTGTTCCCGGGCAGGCAGTTTAACCtggatgaggaagatgaagatgaggatgGGGATGACACAGCAGCATTGGAAAGGAAGGTTCATGGAGCCAAGATGCCTGAAGCTGCACTTAGAGTTTGCCTGAAAGAGCTCAAGAG attaaaaaagatGCCTCAGTCCATGCCTGAATTCGCCCTGACCAGAAACTACTTGGATCTGATGGTAGAGTTGCCATGGAGTAAAAGCACTAAAG ACTGCCTGGACATCCGAGCAGCTCGCACTCTATTGGACAACGACCACTTTGCCATGGATAAGCTGAAGAGACGTGTGCTTGAGTACCTGGCTGTGAGGCAGCTGAAAACTTCACTGAAG GGTCCCATCCTGTGCTTCGTGGGGCCCCCAGGAGTAGGTAAGACCAGTGTGGGTCGCTCCATAGCAAGGACTCTGGGCAGAGAGTTTCACCGCATCGCATTGGGAGGCGTCTGTGACCAATCTGACATCCGAGGACACAG ACGCACGTACGTAGGCAGTATGCCGGGCCGCATCATCAACGGTTTGAAGACAGTTGCCGTCAATAATCCCGTTTTCCTCTTGGACGAGGTGGACAAACTGGGGAAGAGCCTGCAAGGAGACCCAGCAGCTGCCCTTTTAGAG GTCTTGGACCCAGAGCAGAACCACAGCTTCACCGACCATTACCTCAACGTGGCCTTTGACCTGTCCCAAGTTCTCTTTATTGCCACAGCAAACACCACAGCCACCATTCCCCCTGCCCTGCTGGACAGGATGGAGGTGCTGCAGGTACCAG gctaCACTCAGGAGGAGAAAGTGGAGATAGCTCACCGTCACCTGATCCCAAACCAGCTGGAGCAGCATGGGTTAACCCCTCAACAGCTGCATATACCACAGGACACCACACAGAATATTATCAgcag TTACACCCGGGAGGCGGGCGTGCGCTCCCTTGAGAGGAAGTTAGGGGCGATCTGCCGGGCTGTGGCTGTGAAGGTCGCTGAAGGTCACAGAGTCACAAAGACGGAGGCTCTGAGCCCGGAGAGCCCAACGCAGCCGGGGG ACAAGGCAGCGCCGCCAGAGATGCCCATCGTGATCGACCACGTGGCCCTGAAAGACATCCTGGGGCCTCCTCTGTTTGAGATGGAG GTGTCTGAGAGACTCACCCTGCCAGGCGTGGCTGTCGGTCTGGCCTGGACTCCGCTGGGGGGGGAGATCTTGTTTGTGGAGGCCAGTCGGATGGAGGGGGAGGGCCAGCTCACTCTGACAGGTCAGCTGGGAGACGTTATGAAGGAATCCGCACATCTTGCTATCAGCTGGCTCCGAGCCAACGCTAAGACCTACCAGCTCACCAACA TGGTCGGAGGGCCAGATCCGCTGGAAGGGACAGACATCCACCTCCACTTCCCTGCTGGAGCCGTCACCAAAGATGGCCCGTCTGCAGGCGTTACAATAGTTACCTGCCTAGCATCGCTGTTTAGTGGCCGATTGGTCCGATCAGATGTCGCCATGACGGGCGAGATCACGCTGCGAGGGCTGGTGCTGCCC GTGGGTGGAATCAAGGACAAGGTCCTGGCGGCCCACAGGGCGGGAGTGAAGCGCGTCATCCTCCCGAAACGCAACGAGAAGGACTTAGAGGAGCTACCGGCTAACGTCCGAGCCGACCTTGACTTTGTCACCGCGGCCAACCTGGATGAAGTTTTGAACGGTGCCTTTGACGGAGGCTTCCCAGGAAtagctggcacacacacacagcctcagcTCAGCAGTAAACTGTAA